DNA from Onthophagus taurus isolate NC chromosome 2, IU_Otau_3.0, whole genome shotgun sequence:
CACATTTATTACTCTCTGATCCTCTGTTATGCTGATGACACGGTCGTCTTTGCGAAAAACAAGAGCAATCTACAGAGAAACCTACAAGCATACTggtcaaaaaactaaatgcgtGACAACAGCGAAAGAGCCACTTCGAAGTAAGCTGGAAGTGAACCTGAACATAATAGAGTAGGTCATGACATTTAGGTACTTGGGAGTTGAACTATCAAGTTACGGTAATATTGAAGGGGAAGTATCCCAACAAGTCAGGAAAGCCAGTAAAATCGCAGGCTGCTTAAACGACACTTTATGCAGGAACAAACATCTACATATTATATCTACACAAAATCGAGAATATATAAGGACACCATAAGACCGATGAGACTAGACCTGACACGTCTAAAACAAAACGGATACTGGAATCAACAAAAATGAAGATACTTCGCAGAATCACACTCTAGGATGACCGTCCTTTACAGAGAGCAGGCTTTAAGCAGGAGTGGAGGAAGACGACATTTATTCGATAATTGGATATTGTTGTATCAATATTTGTTATACTATGCAATTATGTTGTATAAATATGTTACGTGAATGCCTCCAAATGAGCTCATCTCTTAACCCGATCAGAGCGATGTAGGCGGTCGTACCGCGCAAACGTAAAAAGATGTAAACtaatcaaatatttctttaaaattgattaaaactaTGTTGGGTTTCATGTCTATGAGTATCATGTCTTACTACAAAGATGTGTTGGCCTTTTCGCATCATACAAAAACTAAAGATTTTCCTGAAGAGTCCGCTCTTCGGTTAGGTTGATTAGGTTGATCGTATGGTGAACAGCCACACGTCGGAAAACGACACACGATTACGAAACCACTACAAGTTTCTAGAGGACTCTCAATTTGGGCAATAGCGCCATtggagagagagagagagagagagatgTTACAAATGCTACAATATCCGAGCAAAGTTACAAGCTTTCTCATTCTCAGTTTTAGATTTCGAAAATGGCTATTGACAGATTCCAATAACGAAAGAACAGTACGTAGAACCAGAAGTATAGTATCCATTACAGTCTAAAAACAAGTTGCCACCATATAAGACCGATAATAACATACGTAATAGAAGTAAGAGTAGAAACAAACAAAACCAAGCATGTTGCGAGTAGCTCAGATGAAGAGAATTGAGATCAATAgtgaaaaacaaattttagagaTCAATGCAACGTTCCAGACATAGGATAGGGAAGACAGCGGAAGAAACAATTTCATAACCACGTGGGAACTATGAGCAACAACTGACTCATATAATCATACTTGTAAATAACCCCCTGGTTCAAGACCCCCCAAAAAGATAGTTAGCAGGCATGCGATATCTCAGGAAATAGTTCAAAGGTAACAACTCCAGAATAAAGAAATCGACAGATCTCGAATAAGAAGATATTGCCGGAGATCTGGCTAATATAGTGAAGGCTCTTCTTGGACATTTGACCTATGTTTGTGTTCCAAAAATACAAGTCTCTCGAACAACTTCTATTAAAACAGAAACAAATTGATTCTGTTTTATGTTGAATATCTCGCTGATgttgaagaaataaataaacactTTTTTCCCACTTACTACATAGTTGTGCAATCTGCGCCGCCTATGCCATAGTATCATTAGATATCCTAGTGCTGATAATTCTGCAGAATTAACTTTAATACTGAAACGTATGGCAGTCCAGCTCACTATCGTGGTAATAACGATAGATCAAAATGTATTAACCTATAATATTCGCCTTTTAGATCCAGTCActtaataaaaacaagaagataaaatcagaaattccagcagaacaacaaagaagtTTGTTTGTACAAGTCCCAGTGCGGGGCTAATGCTTTGATGGTACCGAGAGGATGTTTTTAGAATAACCAAATttcttcaacaacaaaattttatgtacaatgagaaaaacaataataacaaaagtGCAGGCGCGTTTCGAAAAGGGTTGCCGATAAAAAATACAGCGCGAATGGTAAGACGGTAACTGATCTCTCCTTGTTTCTTTTATCCCCGAGTCTAGTAACATCCccggtaaaagttttttgggaGTCCTTGTCTGGACCAAAAGGATCTGCTGCCCAGATGGCCGGAGAGAGTTCTTTTGAATAGTTTCGAAAGCTTTCTGGTGTCCAGATGTTCGTTACGGAGAGCGTCCAGTAACATCGCCGGTGAAAGCTTTCCGGGAACCCTTTGCCTGGACCTAAAGGGTGCCCTGCCCAGATGGTCgaagcgatttttttaaaggtttGGAAAGTTCTCTGGCGTCCAGTTGTCGACACACCCAGTATCACCAAGAATTTATGGATTACCTAAAATCCATAATCCAGATATTGTCAGGGTTATACCACAAATTCTCCAACGTACCAGTTCTTCGCCAACTGATACTCCTTGCCaagatttacaaattttacaaataaaataatatcatCTGTCACAAATTCTACGCATTTTGTGGAAACAATCTAAACTAGCAAGTTAGATCCACAGGATATCCTGGTATCCTCGAATCCTCTGGTAAATGGTTACCAGAGTATCAGTCAAAGATGCCATGGATGGTCTTCACCAGAAACTCATTAATAGAGGGTATACCGCAGTATATTCGAGGGCTAGTAAAGTACTGTTTATTAACGATATATTTTAGTTGGAAGGGAGAATTCTATGAATTCTCCTTTGCATTAGCAAAGGAGCAGCTATGCGATTACCGGTGATAAAGTTAATCACCAATTTCTACATGAAGATGTTTGAAAAAGAAGCGTTAAGGAAGAGTACGTAAAAACCAAAGCTATGGTTTCGTTACGTTGATGTTATTTATTAGTGATTTGGCAGTATAGAAAATAGGATCTCTAAAAGTTCCTAGACCACCTGAACTGGCTCCATGATCaaatttaccatggaaacagaagcTGCTAAACTGTTACTTTTCCTGGATGTTGTGATAACTAGGAAgacagaactagaaacgtttgggtttagccatcttgagagacgtatgcctaaacctgaatgtttctagttctaggtctagcgaTAGTGTTatgttatttctagttttaggtgtTATTCAGCATATGTGAGGTTATGACAATATGATgcaaatgaattaataataaaagactATTACAGGGTAttactgaaataaaaaacactgCATATCTCAAAGAATGAAAATATGCACTCTTGTACGTAAtggttatttatattacaagtgggctagaaacataattactgtacgagtgtggagaattgcacacgagtactgtaattatgctctagcccacgtgtggtatacaacattttatctacgactgctcaaaattacttaaaaatcaatttctttaaaaaggtctattttgacgtttataaaaatattttgaaatgattgttgacaattttgaattaatgtcagtttcaacaacatatTTATTCATCTGGtataagtgtttcgaaatgtaaaaacataacaatttttataataaatagtattgtttctctttaaatacgtagcactttttcttttgtattgttgctcgtttcaataaattaagtcggttctgattgggctaaaaatgcgttacgtaatgaaaccagtgcggtaatgaacttcattacgtaactcaaatcacctcaaatgagtgtggtAATAATGACTTATCCAaacagtcgtagataaaattatttacaactgTTTCAAAACCttactaattatttttttcatgtcCCATAATGGTacataattgatttatttattaaacgaGAAATTTAAGTtagcatttaaaattttcttttcagtAAATTGTCAAGATGATGAAGGACCATATAAAGGAAAATACATAGGAAAAATCAACTCTTATCACCATCAAGTTTCTGGCGATGTTTACGCTGTAGACGAATATAGgcttttatttacaaaatttaattatgatgGAAATGGCCAAGATACCTTTTTCTATGCTGGATCATCTAATAGACCAGGAATTCAAGGATTTATTGTTCCTGACGAACACGGAAagtaaataatcaataaattaacttaaattttttttcataaatttttatttcagaacAAACATTCTTGAACGTTACTTCAATAAAGATTTTACATTAAGACTACCTGATACTAAAGTGATAACAGACATTAAATGGTTGgctatttttgacatttggaACCAAAATACTTTTGGTGATATTTACATTCCTGAAGAGTTTGAGCCACCTAAAGTACAAAAAATTCCGAAATTAGACGGAAAAGGTAACTCGGTGGATTCCGACCCCATCGAGGTTATCGACGCGAAAACTTTAAGACTGCCCAAGTTTAAATACGATGGATTAGCGAAAAAAGCTCACTTTTGGGTTGGTGTGGGACCGCAACCTAATAGCAAAGGACAATTAGTTCCTGATGAATACGGATagtaagttttaattaattaaaagacataaaataagtttttttttttattattattaaaatttagtgTTGATGCGTTAAGAGCGTATAATGGCCAATCAATTATATTAGAACTTCCTGGtgatttaacaatatttaacatCGATTGGTTTagtatttttgatttagaaaCGAACACTAATTTAGGATCAATAATTATTCCTGAAGGATTAAACGTTCCACCATCTTTAGTTAAAGTTATCGTaaggattaatttttatcacaaacttttttgtttaaaaattatttttagccCCACAAAAGCAATTTGCCACATTGTTTAcaattacataaaaacttCCAATTATCCTGGGAAATTTTTGGCCCACAAATCACGATAGAGTTGGCCGGACAAGTTCGCGAAGACGAATATCTTTCATTTGGGTTATCTGGATCTGATGAACGAAGTCAAATGTTGGGTTCAGATGTTACAGTTGCTTATGTTGATCAACATAATGGTTATGCTATTGATTATAACATTACAGCTTTATCACCAGTAAGAATTGCGTAAttattgattacaaaaatcctattcatttttttagtgTGTTAAAGTATTAGGACAAAACAAAGGTGTTTGTAAAGATGACTTGGTTGGAGGTCAAGATAACTCGCAACTTTTTACAGCTTCGAGAAAAGACGGGATTAATGTAATAACATATAGAAGATTTTTAAGTTCATGTAAATCATTGTCTTTTTAATCattcaaatataattaataatttgtttttagctGATCATGGTGATAAAGAATTCCCTCTAGACCGTGAAGTGTACATAGTTTGGGCGATGGGCCGATTAGATTCAAAGAAAGAACCTAGTTTCCACGACGCCTACTCAAAAGCAAACATAAAAGTTGATCTAAACGCAAAAGACGCATCCTCGAATTGTTTCTCATTTACAAAAACCGACCAAACCATCGAAGACATTTGGGAAAAAGGCGAAATTTACGACCGCACCATCCGAGTTTTTAACGCGTACGTTGGCCCATCTGGTGGTAAAAAAGGTTATCAAGCGACCACGGGGCAACCTTCAACAACTTTAGCTTGGTACATAAACGGTTTATTAGCACCTGAGCTTTGGTTAAGAAGAGGATTAACTTACCAATTTAAGGTGAGAGGTGGTAATAACCCCCACAGCGCCGAATTTTACCATCCTTTAATCATTACAAACGAAGCACACGGTGGTTATGATAAATTAACCGATGTTGCTCAATCAAAAATTCGAGTTTTAGCTGGGGTTGAGTATACAAGACGAGGAAGACCTCGACCAACCACGGCTGGACCACTTTGTTTAGCAAAACATCGCGATAATCAAGATAGAAGACTTGACGACGATTTCGCaacatttaaaaagtttaatcgATCGTTAACTTATTCTTGTGAAGATGGGGATGCTGcaattttagaaataacaCCGAATACAACTTGGCCGGATGTCGTTTATTATAATTCGTTTACTCAAGCGAACATGGGATGGAAAATTCACGTTGTCGATAGTTTTAATCGCGGTAGTGATACAACGAGGATTTTACCTAATTTAAACGTTATAGTCGCGTTGTTACttgttaaacaattattaagatTGTTTAATTAAAGTGATGACGAGACAAGGGGAGTAGACAGAGTTTTAATTTTGGAGTGATTAATACTTTTTGTCATTtagaattttgaaattgtaatttttatgttagaaaatgtaaggttatttaaaagtaagatttaaattattaaaaaataatttccaattgtatttttttcaccaatatcaaaaataacataattacaCATCCATACTGTACCGTCTCTTATCATCTGTTCAGAATGATGTAAAGAATTTATCAAACAAATACGACGAGATTGTTAAGTCAATTTCCTTTTACGGCGACAAAATCACTGATTTCGAGCGAGCCCTTAACAATTTCGGTGATAAGATTAAGCAAGTCGATGCGCTGGTCGCTGTAAATTCTAAACTTAAGGCTGATCTAGCTGCTGCGGAGTGTCGCCTTGATCACCTCGAGCAGTATTCGCGGCTCAATAATCTGATCATCGCGGGAGTTCCCGAACATTTAGGAGAAAATCTTTCCGAAATTGTGTCCAACATTGCGGAAGCTATCAAATCTCCTATTGTGGCTTCCGATATAGATGCAGTTCATCGCTTGCCTCAAAGACCATCTCCAGGAAAAGACAAGTCGCGCGCTAAGGCCATTATAGTAAAGTTCACCTCCAGAATAACACGTGACCGTATTTTTAGCGCGGCCAAATTATATCGTCGCAGTGCCAATGGCCGCTGTCTGTCGATTCCCGACGTTGCGGATAATCTTTACATTAATGAACATCTTACGGCTCGTAACATGGACCTCTTTAGTAAGGTGCGAGAAACCGCGAGAAATAAAAACTACAAGTATATCTGGACGAAGAGCTGCGTGATCCATGTGCGGAAAGATGATAGAGCGAAGATTTTGGTGATCAAATCGTCGTCTGACTTGAATAAATTGTAAGATGGCCCTCGtcgtttttattgttgatCCTATCACTTTTTAACGGTTTATGGGTATCAGCTTCTATTATCAGAACGTCCGTGGTTTACGATCCAAGACTAATACTTGTTCAATCAATTCACATGCCTTATTGGCGGATTTTATCTGCCTTACTGAAACATTTCTTAATGATAGCATATCCGACAAGGAGCTACTCAACTCATCTTATACCGTATATCGTCGCGATAGAAATTCAACGGCTTCCACCAAGCGCGATGGTGGCGGAGTCCTTATAGCTTCATTCATACCGTTCCCATGCCGAGTCTGCAAAGTGGTGCGGAGGACTTGTGGTTGAAAGTTCAGTGCGGtcaactaatttttcttttgtgctGTGTTTATCTTCCTCCTTCTGCTGATGAAGCGCTGAATCTGTTTTTGTCCAGTGTGTCTGCTGTGCGCGATGCCTACCCGGAAATTATGATTGTTATTATAGGTGATTTCAACATGCCAACTATCTCTTGGTCTATGTCTGAAGATGATGTATTAATTCCCACAGGGAATTTCGACCGTCGCGCGATTGATTTTCTTAACATTTATtcatattgtaattttagtcaatttaataatgtatcgaatattaataatagaatTCTTGATCTTGTTTTATGCGCTAACGGTCGAGTCGAAAGCATACACCTCTGCAACGATCCGCTTGTGGATCCTGACTGCCACCATCCACCGTTTGAATTCTTATTATCGGGCATGTTCATTTGTCTGAGTGATGGTCCGAATGTTCGCTTTCTTTTTAAGAACGCGAATTCCGGAGCTATCAAGTGTTTCTTAAATAGTATCGATTGGCAGACTGTTTTTGCTGGGATGGGCGTGGAGAGCATGGTTGAAGTTTTCAATGACCGCgttaattatgtaattaacAGAGACGTTCCTAAGCGCTTTCTGCCTAAGCAACGTTTTCCTTACTGGTACAAACGTTCAACTATTCGTGTCATTAAAGAAAAGCTACTTTAccataaaaaatggaaatctACTCGCCATAATAGTAATTACTTGGCTTTGTCTATCTTGCGCTCCAGGTCTAAGAGGCTTATTGCGGCTGATTATAGAGATTACTTAAACTCGATTCAGGCGGGGGTTATGGAAAATCCCAAAGGAATCTAGTCCTTTGTTAAGTCCAGGAAAGGGGATGTGTCTGGCTTGCCAGCCGCTATGTTTTCTGTTGATGGGTCAATGGTGACCTCAGGTCCCGATATCTCTTGTGCATTTGCAGAGTATTTCGCCTCGGTTTTCGTAGATGGTAGTATTGACCGCTCAATGGTCTTCGGTGGCCAGGGTGTTTCACCTTGGTTCTCTACTGACGCAGTCCTCAATGTTTTGACCCATCTTGACAAGTCCTCTGGCTCTGGTCCGGATGGTATTCCATCTTCCTTTTTGAGGGAGTTTGCTGCCGAACTGTCGACCccactttttcttattttttcaaaatccttACTCGAAGGTACTTTTCCGCGCGCGTGGAAGACAGCTTTTGTCGTTCCAATATTTAAATCAGGGAATAGACAGTTGGTATCTAATTACCGTCCAATTTCTATTATCTCGTCTGTTCccaaggtttttgaaaaaattgtttgcgaTTACTTAAACCACTCTATTGCTCACTCTCTGATTACTGAACAACATGGATTCTTGTCTGG
Protein-coding regions in this window:
- the LOC111413831 gene encoding protein Skeletor, isoforms B/C; protein product: MCFWWILKSLLIFLLIFHVNCQDDEGPYKGKYIGKINSYHHQVSGDVYAVDEYRLLFTKFNYDGNGQDTFFYAGSSNRPGIQGFIVPDEHGKTNILERYFNKDFTLRLPDTKVITDIKWLAIFDIWNQNTFGDIYIPEEFEPPKVQKIPKLDGKGNSVDSDPIEVIDAKTLRLPKFKYDGLAKKAHFWVGVGPQPNSKGQLVPDEYGYVDALRAYNGQSIILELPGDLTIFNIDWFSIFDLETNTNLGSIIIPEGLNVPPSLVKVIPHKSNLPHCLQLHKNFQLSWEIFGPQITIELAGQVREDEYLSFGLSGSDERSQMLGSDVTVAYVDQHNGYAIDYNITALSPCVKVLGQNKGVCKDDLVGGQDNSQLFTASRKDGINVITYRRFLSSSDHGDKEFPLDREVYIVWAMGRLDSKKEPSFHDAYSKANIKVDLNAKDASSNCFSFTKTDQTIEDIWEKGEIYDRTIRVFNAYVGPSGGKKGYQATTGQPSTTLAWYINGLLAPELWLRRGLTYQFKVRGGNNPHSAEFYHPLIITNEAHGGYDKLTDVAQSKIRVLAGVEYTRRGRPRPTTAGPLCLAKHRDNQDRRLDDDFATFKKFNRSLTYSCEDGDAAILEITPNTTWPDVVYYNSFTQANMGWKIHVVDSFNRGSDTTRILPNLNVIVALLLVKQLLRLFN